Proteins encoded by one window of Microcoleus sp. FACHB-68:
- the chlP gene encoding geranylgeranyl reductase has translation MVLRVAIVGSGPAGSSAAETLAKAGIETFLFERKLDNAKPCGGAIPLCMVSEFDLPPHIIDRRVRKMKMISPSNIEVDINIEKEEEYIGMCRREIMDGFMRDRAATLGAKLINGTVHKLDIPTNNTDPYTLHYADHSDGSLEGTMKSLKADLVIGADGANSRVAKAIDAGDYNYAIAFQERIRLPDHMMDYYQDRAEMYVGNDVSPDFYAWVFPKYDHVAVGTGTMKVNQAQIKKLQAGIRARAAHRLVGGEIIKVEAHPIPEHPRPRRVRGRVALVGDAAGTVTKSSGEGIYFAAKSARMCAETIVQASNGGTRIPTEDDLKQYLKQWDKKYGLTYKVLDILQTVFYRSDATREAFVEMCADRDVQKMTFDSYLYKTVVPANPLIQMKITAKTIGSLLRGNALAP, from the coding sequence TTGGTATTACGGGTTGCTATTGTTGGATCTGGGCCAGCGGGTTCCTCTGCCGCTGAAACGCTTGCAAAAGCTGGGATTGAAACTTTTCTATTTGAGCGCAAGCTAGACAATGCTAAGCCCTGCGGCGGTGCGATTCCGCTGTGTATGGTGAGTGAGTTTGACCTGCCGCCGCATATCATTGACCGGCGGGTGAGAAAAATGAAGATGATCTCACCATCGAATATAGAGGTCGATATCAACATAGAAAAAGAAGAAGAATATATCGGGATGTGCCGGCGCGAAATCATGGATGGATTTATGCGCGATCGGGCTGCCACTTTGGGGGCAAAACTGATCAACGGTACGGTTCATAAACTTGATATCCCCACTAACAATACCGATCCCTATACCCTGCACTATGCCGATCACTCGGATGGTAGCTTGGAAGGGACAATGAAATCCCTGAAAGCGGATCTTGTGATCGGCGCTGATGGGGCAAATTCCCGTGTTGCCAAGGCCATCGATGCTGGAGATTATAACTATGCGATCGCGTTCCAAGAACGCATTCGCCTTCCAGATCACATGATGGACTACTACCAAGATCGGGCGGAAATGTATGTGGGGAACGATGTCTCCCCCGACTTTTACGCTTGGGTGTTCCCCAAATACGACCACGTTGCCGTTGGCACCGGCACGATGAAAGTTAACCAAGCCCAAATTAAAAAGTTACAAGCCGGTATTCGCGCCCGCGCCGCACATCGTCTTGTCGGTGGTGAAATTATCAAGGTGGAAGCTCACCCCATCCCTGAACACCCCCGTCCTCGTCGCGTCCGGGGTCGCGTTGCCCTCGTTGGCGATGCTGCCGGTACGGTGACCAAGTCTTCGGGCGAAGGCATTTATTTTGCCGCCAAGTCTGCCCGGATGTGTGCTGAAACCATTGTGCAAGCTTCCAACGGTGGCACTCGCATTCCGACGGAAGACGATCTCAAGCAGTACCTGAAGCAGTGGGATAAGAAGTACGGACTCACCTACAAGGTGCTCGACATTCTGCAAACCGTCTTTTATCGTTCTGACGCCACCCGCGAAGCGTTCGTGGAAATGTGCGCTGATCGCGATGTGCAGAAGATGACGTTTGATAGCTATTTGTACAAAACGGTGGTGCCGGCTAACCCTCTGATTCAGATGAAAATTACTGCCAAGACAATTGGTAGCTTACTGCGGGGCAACGCCCTCGCTCCCTAA